In Sphingobacterium zeae, one genomic interval encodes:
- a CDS encoding RNA polymerase sigma factor produces MNYPSEKELLEAFLKGEEQACAQVYNLYFSRICLYASSFVDESREAQDIAEEGFIRLWESGRRYESLSHLKAALYQATRHVGINHQTSRSRRLNRVDRYMAQQEPNQKSYLHEIVYTEAMAELYEAIQKLPPKAREIIELSYLEGNSNQQIADLLQLNIQTVKNQKLRALGLLRQHLKRDSFNYLLSLIVLFGKI; encoded by the coding sequence ATGAACTATCCGAGCGAAAAAGAACTGCTTGAAGCTTTCCTAAAGGGAGAGGAGCAGGCTTGTGCGCAGGTATATAATCTTTATTTCAGCCGGATCTGTTTATATGCATCGAGCTTTGTGGATGAAAGCAGAGAGGCTCAAGATATTGCCGAAGAGGGTTTTATCCGCTTGTGGGAAAGTGGACGACGCTATGAGAGCTTATCACATCTGAAGGCAGCTCTCTATCAGGCTACTCGGCACGTTGGGATCAATCACCAGACCTCCCGGAGCAGAAGATTGAATCGGGTGGATCGTTATATGGCACAGCAGGAACCCAATCAAAAATCCTATCTGCATGAAATAGTTTATACTGAAGCGATGGCTGAGCTTTATGAAGCTATTCAAAAACTTCCACCCAAAGCGCGCGAAATTATAGAGTTAAGCTATCTCGAAGGAAACAGCAACCAGCAAATTGCAGATCTACTGCAATTAAATATTCAAACGGTAAAAAATCAAAAATTACGTGCCCTCGGCCTTCTACGCCAACATTTGAAGCGCGATTCCTTTAATTATCTACTCTCGTTGATCGTTCTTTTTGGAAAAATATAA
- a CDS encoding SusC/RagA family TonB-linked outer membrane protein: MKLSCLSQTTRTLLWLVFAVLLQLGQKVNGQTVTYSGRNVPLMDVLQAIKIQTNYEVLGTKKMLESAKPISIKADKMPLKLFLDKILNPQDIGYTIESKTIFLERKASPPKAEPIRLMQGGKPVQKQIRGQIMGKDRVPLSGVTISQMGNTIAVADQEGRFSFFGTTQPLTLSRIGYKNFTLALIETKDDYSIVMEEEANALEQVVVTGYQVLKKDSYTGTAITKSGDELRQVNPQNVLQAMQVFDPSFKLLDNNLAGSNPNALPNINVRGSSSLPTGSGEVLRRDNITTAINMPAFILDGFEVSVQKVLDLDMTRIESVTILKDAAATAIYGSRAANGVMVITTKMPKEGKLQLTYTHESNINTPDLTGYSVLHASDKLAYEKLAGLYDPVIQQRSKDELDEKYYNKLANVLGGVDTYWLSQPVRTAIGQKHGLYVQGGAETFRYGVDLRYQTRPGVMKGSGRDQYSGGLNFTYNVKNKLRFQNELAVTIVRGTESPYGSFSEYVNMNPYYRMTDDNGNILQEVDTWNRRTNEGNFNREVVLNPLYNATLNSFNKLSYTELLNNFSGDFDLGNGLRLRGQVSLLKRLNANDNFRSPSANDFYTYATSRTDEKGSYQSYSNNELYWDANLRLNWMRTLDKHNFNIVGGTNIRTENFDERSFKAIGFPNDRFTSIGFAKGYEEGGSPASSISASRLFGVFLSSNYSYDNRFLFDATFRMDGSSKFGANRRTAPFWSTGIGWNMHKESWFSNDIISQLRLRATMGLTGSVQFDPYMARTTYSYDKSNWYSSGLGSSVRNYGNENLTWQKTQNTDLGIDLGLWKDRLTISPRYYYKITRDILADINLAPSTGFSSYKENLGDLENKGFEINANWIPIRNEQWTLSLMANLVRNRNKIVRISNALKSYNQRVDEAQEGDDLKAVPLLRYNEGQSLDAIYAVPSLGIDPESGKEVFMKKNGQLTYDWDSRDIDVVAVATPKLEGFFGGTLRYKQFMAVAYFQARFGGKTYNQTLVDRVENADPRYNVDSRVLAEKWKNPGDVTFYKSIQDLGQTRVSSRFIMPDKLLALQSFNLSYDARKEFAKKLALSSLRIGVIANDLFRWSSIKVERGITYPFARSVTFTLQAGL; the protein is encoded by the coding sequence ATGAAATTAAGTTGTTTATCACAAACGACCAGGACCCTTTTATGGCTAGTTTTTGCTGTCTTACTCCAGCTGGGCCAGAAGGTAAATGGGCAAACAGTAACCTATTCCGGGCGCAATGTTCCGCTAATGGATGTGCTGCAGGCGATCAAGATTCAAACAAATTATGAGGTGCTCGGAACCAAAAAGATGCTGGAATCGGCAAAGCCAATTTCGATCAAAGCGGACAAAATGCCGCTTAAATTATTTCTCGATAAAATATTAAATCCGCAGGATATCGGCTATACAATTGAATCGAAGACAATTTTCCTGGAAAGGAAAGCTAGTCCACCGAAAGCTGAACCTATACGCCTTATGCAAGGGGGAAAACCAGTGCAAAAGCAGATCCGGGGACAAATCATGGGGAAAGACCGGGTGCCGCTTTCTGGAGTGACTATTTCACAAATGGGTAATACCATTGCAGTAGCAGATCAAGAGGGGCGTTTTTCCTTTTTCGGCACAACACAACCGCTTACATTAAGTCGGATTGGTTATAAAAACTTCACCCTCGCTTTGATTGAAACTAAAGATGATTATAGCATTGTGATGGAAGAAGAGGCAAATGCATTAGAGCAAGTGGTTGTTACGGGTTATCAGGTGCTAAAAAAAGACTCGTATACGGGAACCGCGATTACCAAAAGCGGTGATGAACTGCGGCAGGTAAATCCGCAAAACGTACTACAAGCGATGCAGGTATTCGATCCATCGTTTAAATTACTCGACAATAATCTTGCGGGCTCCAATCCCAATGCGTTGCCAAATATTAATGTGCGAGGATCTTCGTCACTGCCGACCGGTAGCGGTGAGGTATTAAGAAGAGATAATATTACGACGGCCATCAATATGCCGGCGTTTATTTTAGATGGTTTCGAAGTGAGTGTTCAAAAAGTGCTCGACCTTGATATGACCCGAATAGAGAGTGTTACAATTTTGAAAGATGCGGCGGCGACAGCCATCTATGGCTCTCGAGCGGCCAATGGCGTTATGGTCATCACAACCAAGATGCCTAAGGAGGGTAAATTGCAATTGACTTATACGCATGAAAGCAATATAAATACACCTGATCTCACGGGATACAGTGTATTACATGCAAGCGATAAATTAGCTTATGAGAAATTAGCCGGATTATATGATCCAGTCATACAGCAGCGGTCAAAAGATGAGCTGGATGAAAAGTACTATAACAAATTAGCGAATGTATTGGGGGGAGTAGATACGTATTGGCTATCCCAACCTGTTCGCACTGCGATCGGACAAAAACATGGCCTCTACGTTCAAGGTGGAGCTGAAACGTTCCGTTATGGTGTAGATTTGCGTTATCAGACTCGACCTGGGGTAATGAAGGGTTCAGGCCGGGATCAGTATTCTGGAGGCTTAAATTTTACTTACAATGTGAAAAATAAGCTCCGATTTCAGAATGAACTTGCGGTAACGATAGTGAGAGGTACGGAATCCCCTTATGGCTCATTTTCGGAATACGTGAATATGAACCCATATTATCGAATGACTGACGACAATGGCAATATCTTACAAGAAGTGGATACATGGAACCGGCGGACAAACGAGGGTAATTTTAATCGCGAAGTGGTATTAAATCCCCTTTATAATGCAACATTAAATAGTTTTAATAAACTCAGCTATACCGAATTGCTGAACAACTTCTCGGGGGATTTTGATTTGGGTAATGGTTTGCGCTTACGTGGTCAGGTCAGTTTATTAAAACGCCTTAACGCAAATGACAATTTCCGCTCACCGTCGGCTAATGATTTTTATACCTATGCTACTTCCCGTACAGACGAAAAAGGCAGCTATCAAAGTTATTCAAATAACGAATTGTATTGGGATGCCAATCTACGCTTAAACTGGATGCGTACCCTGGATAAACATAATTTTAATATTGTTGGAGGTACTAATATCCGAACAGAAAACTTCGATGAGCGTTCATTCAAGGCTATAGGATTTCCAAATGACCGATTTACGAGTATAGGATTTGCTAAAGGTTACGAAGAGGGGGGAAGTCCGGCAAGTAGTATCAGTGCTTCACGATTATTTGGAGTGTTTTTAAGTTCAAATTATTCCTATGACAACCGTTTTTTGTTTGACGCTACATTTCGTATGGATGGTTCATCAAAATTCGGAGCGAATAGACGGACGGCTCCATTTTGGTCGACTGGTATTGGATGGAATATGCATAAAGAATCTTGGTTCAGCAATGATATCATCAGTCAATTAAGATTAAGGGCAACGATGGGTCTTACAGGATCGGTACAATTTGATCCCTATATGGCCCGTACTACCTATAGTTATGATAAAAGCAATTGGTATTCATCGGGCTTGGGGAGTTCAGTTAGGAATTACGGAAATGAAAACCTGACTTGGCAAAAAACGCAAAACACGGATCTTGGGATCGACCTCGGGCTTTGGAAGGATCGTTTGACGATATCGCCACGTTATTATTATAAAATCACACGGGATATTTTAGCGGATATTAACCTAGCTCCTTCGACGGGTTTCAGTTCCTATAAGGAAAATTTAGGTGATCTGGAAAACAAAGGTTTTGAAATTAATGCAAATTGGATTCCGATTCGGAATGAGCAGTGGACCCTGAGTTTGATGGCCAACTTGGTCCGAAACAGAAATAAGATTGTTCGGATATCAAATGCCCTAAAAAGCTATAACCAACGGGTCGATGAGGCTCAAGAGGGAGACGATTTAAAAGCTGTACCATTATTGCGCTATAACGAGGGACAATCTTTGGATGCAATTTATGCTGTTCCCTCATTAGGCATTGATCCAGAAAGTGGAAAAGAGGTATTTATGAAAAAGAATGGTCAATTAACGTATGACTGGGATTCACGCGATATTGATGTTGTCGCTGTGGCAACGCCAAAACTGGAAGGATTTTTTGGCGGAACTTTGCGGTATAAACAATTTATGGCGGTGGCCTATTTTCAAGCTAGGTTTGGTGGAAAAACCTACAATCAGACGCTGGTTGACCGCGTCGAAAATGCCGATCCACGCTATAATGTGGATAGTCGTGTGTTAGCAGAAAAATGGAAAAATCCTGGAGATGTAACTTTTTACAAAAGCATTCAAGATCTTGGCCAAACCCGTGTTTCTTCTCGCTTTATTATGCCCGATAAATTGTTGGCCCTTCAATCGTTTAATTTATCATACGATGCCCGTAAAGAGTTTGCTAAGAAATTGGCTTTATCTAGTCTCCGTATAGGTGTCATAGCTAATGATTTATTCCGTTGGTCATCCATTAAAGTGGAAAGAGGAATTACTTATCCTTTTGCACGAAGTGTCACGTTTACCCTTCAGGCTGGTTTATAA
- a CDS encoding SusC/RagA family TonB-linked outer membrane protein: MNKNYVSSIFCFSKERNRKVKWLLIASMLMSIGRLSAQEKVIHGKIISDQGKPIIGASISVKDKTLSTSTNEKGEFVLKLNPGETIIVSNVGYKLVEYVIGNSSEVSIPLVATTIAVDEVVVVGYGKQRKVDLTSSIAVVDTKDLVKVPGGTIATLQSAVPGVQVTNGAIRIRGVGSINGTDPLYVVDGMIGGAMPDENNIASIQVLKDAASSAIYGARGANGVILVTTKRGKAGDVKIDYNAFAGIKNISHNVPLLNGQQLAELINEEMYNKDPSRQDYLAALAKPSAIGEGYNMMDELLQTGNYQRHNLSLSGGSQNANFRLSGIYATDKSIIIQDKNKYYGAQFISDFTKGKLKIGETLSLGYTRRNWSDKNIFDAQKWSSTLPLYDANSSTGFAGAGNGTDVPSALANAYLNKNINDNFSVNGNAWATYEIIKGLVYKLNMGIDLSRVRNEGYIGNYSVGQYQNHSPDELNISSSQNNRWLFENTLSYENNFGKHAISALAGITSEESRYNAVNAGARGLPSPDVLILNSASLASSRLVGSGVGQSAMYSMLGRVNYNYDNRYLLTFNMRRDGSANFSNQYRYGNFPSVSAGWRISQESFMKAFPAISELKLRGSYGLLGNSDIAQYQYQRTVSFDHVWYYLNNVMVTGALPQTPSNPNVKWESQYSTDIGIDLELFDHKLALTVDYYNKRTEDMLINVPISFTAGYGNNFPVLNAGSIRNRGWDVLASYKDRAGNFSYQIGANISFVKNRVLSLGNNNEILWGSISPGGENVTRTAVGRSVGEFWGYTTNGLYTNQAQLDEDKAFAPNAALGDVRFNDRNGDKVLNDQDKDFLGSPIPDFSYGFNADVSYSSAIGIFDLSMMWQGSQGNDIYNNSRYWGEGMYHYYNNFASTLDRYRAEELIFKNPVSGETTVYPKNTDTDIPRAVLGDPNQNLRASNRFVEDGSYLRLKVVNIGYSFSSPTLERWKIDRLRFYVGAKNLLTFTKYSGYDPEVGSGDTRSNLSRGIDGQTPWGLSFPNSREYFMGIQFTF; encoded by the coding sequence ATGAACAAAAATTATGTGTCATCTATCTTTTGTTTTTCCAAAGAGAGGAACAGGAAAGTGAAGTGGTTGTTAATAGCTTCCATGTTAATGTCCATTGGACGACTGTCTGCTCAAGAAAAAGTGATCCATGGGAAGATCATAAGTGATCAGGGAAAACCAATTATCGGGGCATCGATCAGCGTGAAAGATAAAACACTCAGTACTTCCACAAATGAGAAAGGTGAATTTGTGCTCAAGCTCAATCCGGGCGAGACGATTATTGTGTCCAATGTAGGTTATAAACTCGTCGAATATGTCATCGGTAACTCTTCAGAGGTGAGCATTCCACTTGTTGCCACAACCATTGCGGTGGATGAGGTTGTGGTGGTTGGATATGGTAAGCAAAGGAAGGTGGATCTAACATCTTCTATTGCGGTTGTCGATACCAAAGATCTTGTAAAAGTACCTGGAGGAACGATTGCCACGCTTCAGAGTGCTGTGCCCGGCGTACAGGTAACCAATGGAGCTATTCGCATCCGTGGTGTTGGATCCATTAACGGAACCGATCCCCTCTATGTGGTCGATGGTATGATCGGCGGGGCAATGCCCGACGAAAATAATATTGCCAGCATTCAGGTGTTGAAAGATGCTGCTTCCAGTGCTATTTATGGTGCCCGGGGAGCGAATGGCGTTATTTTGGTCACCACAAAACGGGGTAAGGCCGGAGATGTGAAGATTGATTACAATGCTTTCGCGGGCATCAAAAATATCTCCCATAATGTACCGCTATTGAACGGACAGCAGCTGGCGGAATTGATTAATGAGGAAATGTATAATAAAGATCCTTCACGCCAAGACTACCTGGCTGCGCTCGCTAAACCGTCGGCCATTGGGGAAGGGTACAACATGATGGATGAATTGCTGCAAACTGGCAATTACCAACGGCATAATCTTTCCCTTTCGGGAGGTTCTCAAAATGCGAATTTTCGGTTAAGTGGTATTTATGCTACAGATAAATCCATTATTATTCAGGATAAAAATAAGTATTATGGAGCCCAATTTATCTCTGATTTTACCAAAGGTAAACTTAAGATAGGGGAAACACTTTCGTTGGGTTATACCCGCCGGAACTGGAGTGATAAAAATATCTTCGATGCGCAGAAGTGGTCTTCGACATTGCCGCTATATGATGCGAATAGCAGTACTGGGTTTGCAGGAGCAGGCAACGGAACCGACGTCCCAAGTGCATTGGCAAACGCATACCTCAATAAAAACATCAATGATAATTTTTCGGTAAACGGGAATGCCTGGGCTACCTATGAAATTATCAAAGGACTGGTCTATAAATTGAATATGGGAATAGACCTTAGCCGTGTGCGAAATGAGGGTTACATCGGCAACTACTCGGTCGGTCAATATCAAAACCATAGTCCGGATGAACTCAATATATCCAGTAGTCAAAATAACCGATGGTTATTTGAAAATACGCTGAGTTATGAAAATAATTTTGGCAAACATGCCATTTCGGCTTTGGCGGGTATCACGTCGGAAGAATCCCGTTACAATGCGGTCAATGCCGGCGCCCGGGGGTTGCCAAGTCCAGATGTTTTGATTCTCAATTCGGCCTCCTTGGCGAGTTCCCGCCTTGTTGGTTCAGGCGTGGGGCAGTCGGCCATGTATTCCATGCTTGGACGTGTCAACTATAATTATGACAATCGATATCTCCTAACATTTAATATGCGGCGGGATGGATCGGCCAACTTTAGCAACCAATATCGCTATGGAAACTTTCCTTCGGTATCTGCAGGATGGCGTATCAGTCAGGAATCATTTATGAAAGCATTTCCTGCAATCAGCGAATTGAAACTCCGCGGCAGTTATGGACTGCTGGGGAATTCGGATATTGCGCAATATCAATATCAACGGACGGTTAGTTTTGATCATGTGTGGTATTATCTGAACAATGTGATGGTGACAGGTGCTTTACCACAGACTCCTTCTAATCCGAATGTAAAATGGGAAAGCCAGTACTCTACTGATATTGGTATCGATTTGGAACTTTTTGATCATAAATTGGCTTTGACCGTCGACTACTATAATAAACGGACTGAAGACATGCTGATCAATGTGCCTATTTCGTTCACTGCGGGGTATGGTAACAACTTTCCGGTGCTGAATGCCGGTAGCATACGGAACCGGGGCTGGGATGTCTTGGCATCGTATAAAGATCGAGCAGGCAATTTTAGCTATCAAATCGGGGCCAATATATCTTTTGTGAAAAACCGTGTGCTCAGCTTGGGCAACAATAATGAAATTTTGTGGGGAAGTATCTCACCCGGTGGAGAAAATGTGACAAGGACAGCTGTTGGCCGTTCAGTGGGGGAATTTTGGGGTTACACAACCAACGGTTTATATACAAACCAAGCGCAATTGGATGAAGATAAAGCTTTTGCGCCCAATGCAGCACTTGGGGATGTGCGGTTCAACGACCGAAATGGCGACAAGGTCCTAAATGATCAGGATAAGGACTTTTTGGGAAGCCCAATACCCGATTTTAGCTATGGGTTCAATGCTGACGTGAGTTATAGCAGTGCTATAGGGATTTTTGATCTGTCGATGATGTGGCAGGGAAGTCAGGGGAACGATATCTATAACAATAGCCGCTATTGGGGCGAGGGAATGTACCATTACTATAACAATTTTGCTTCAACGCTGGATCGCTACCGTGCAGAAGAACTTATCTTCAAAAATCCAGTATCCGGTGAGACGACAGTGTATCCCAAAAATACAGATACCGATATTCCACGTGCTGTACTTGGTGATCCTAATCAGAATTTAAGGGCTTCGAACAGGTTTGTTGAGGATGGCTCTTATCTGCGTCTCAAAGTCGTCAATATTGGTTACAGTTTTTCTAGCCCAACGCTTGAACGCTGGAAGATCGACCGATTACGGTTTTATGTCGGCGCAAAAAACCTGCTGACCTTTACCAAATATTCTGGATATGATCCTGAAGTGGGGTCGGGCGATACACGCTCCAATTTGAGCCGTGGAATTGATGGGCAAACGCCATGGGGGCTGAGCTTCCCGAATTCAAGAGAGTATTTTATGGGTATTCAATTTACATTCTAA
- a CDS encoding RagB/SusD family nutrient uptake outer membrane protein, whose product MNRHYIKLVAAALLLQFSSCKPNLDLSNPQELSTDTYYKTADQLENSVIPAYQALIGRTQGGYARSLYFELLAPGDDYNHTFKWEPMYQDSYNTPASDGMTAQTWRDFWNGVFAANLAIDRIQKFEGEIEQNRKNRLLGEAYFLRGLNYLHLGMLFGETIPLMSKPVETNEDYYPGNAPAGAVYAQIVDDFKKASELLPTRAALYADSKMIGRATKGAAQAYLAKTYLYKPILAKGQAADFANAEIQLKSVIDSKEYQLMSSYRDNFLETKENNQESIFEVQLYNGPGWLGDDISSSWRWQEIGMFDGTGGAWWNLAPNKMAHDQFEDGDPRKFMTLWCENGANFTQLDGKVTTYTDWMKSLATNKDLYGTRKYCPDVQIADYDNGNNDRIFRYSDVLLLYAECLNERGDVTGAKQYINRVRKRANNIVPDEQPHLWYQKSKGTIPDVDGLLAQGLVKNGVSLNTVKNIIVHERFVEFLGEYQRYFDLLRWGMADAVWLEPLKKGGWSPKAMYYPFPQAELDNNKNLKGNEMNN is encoded by the coding sequence ATGAATAGACACTATATCAAACTTGTTGCTGCTGCTCTGCTGTTACAGTTTTCGAGTTGTAAACCAAATTTGGATCTATCCAATCCTCAGGAATTGTCGACAGATACTTATTATAAGACGGCAGATCAATTGGAAAATTCCGTTATACCCGCATACCAGGCGCTGATTGGGCGTACGCAGGGTGGATATGCTCGTAGTTTGTATTTTGAGCTTTTGGCTCCTGGGGATGATTACAACCACACGTTTAAGTGGGAGCCTATGTATCAGGATAGCTACAATACGCCTGCGAGCGATGGAATGACAGCGCAGACCTGGAGAGATTTTTGGAACGGGGTATTTGCGGCTAATTTAGCTATTGACCGTATTCAGAAATTTGAGGGCGAAATAGAACAAAATAGAAAAAATAGACTGCTGGGGGAAGCGTATTTTCTGCGAGGTTTGAATTATCTGCATCTGGGCATGTTGTTTGGTGAAACCATTCCACTAATGAGTAAACCTGTTGAAACAAATGAAGATTATTATCCAGGCAATGCACCGGCGGGCGCCGTTTATGCGCAGATCGTGGATGATTTCAAGAAAGCATCGGAATTGTTGCCAACACGGGCAGCACTTTATGCCGACAGTAAAATGATCGGTAGGGCGACAAAAGGTGCTGCACAGGCTTATCTCGCCAAAACTTACCTTTATAAACCCATTCTAGCCAAAGGCCAGGCGGCGGATTTTGCAAATGCTGAAATTCAATTAAAAAGTGTTATTGATAGTAAGGAGTACCAGTTGATGTCCTCTTACAGGGACAATTTCTTGGAGACAAAAGAGAATAATCAGGAATCTATTTTTGAAGTCCAGCTTTATAATGGTCCGGGTTGGCTAGGTGACGATATATCGAGTTCGTGGCGATGGCAAGAAATTGGCATGTTTGACGGTACTGGTGGCGCTTGGTGGAATCTCGCCCCCAATAAGATGGCGCATGACCAATTTGAAGACGGTGATCCTAGAAAGTTTATGACTTTATGGTGTGAGAATGGTGCGAATTTTACGCAATTGGACGGTAAGGTCACCACTTATACGGACTGGATGAAGAGTTTGGCGACGAATAAGGATTTATATGGTACAAGAAAATATTGTCCTGATGTTCAAATAGCGGATTATGATAACGGTAATAACGACCGCATTTTTCGGTATAGTGATGTGCTGCTTCTTTATGCGGAGTGCCTCAACGAACGGGGGGATGTAACTGGAGCCAAGCAATACATCAATCGGGTTAGGAAGCGTGCCAATAATATCGTTCCCGATGAACAGCCGCATCTTTGGTATCAAAAATCGAAAGGAACGATTCCTGACGTAGACGGATTGCTTGCGCAAGGTTTAGTAAAAAACGGTGTTTCATTAAATACCGTCAAAAATATTATCGTTCATGAGCGATTTGTCGAATTCCTTGGAGAATATCAACGGTATTTTGATTTATTGCGGTGGGGAATGGCTGATGCTGTTTGGTTGGAACCGTTGAAAAAAGGGGGCTGGTCGCCAAAAGCCATGTATTATCCTTTCCCTCAAGCTGAACTGGATAATAATAAAAATTTAAAAGGTAATGAGATGAACAATTGA
- a CDS encoding FecR family protein, translated as MKKQVVINGSGIRYDDGHEVASIDAAVSAKIETPRGGTYEVTLPDGSRVKLNAGTILSYPTQFAKDKREVSLQGEAFFEVAKRKDQPFIVHTKNQQVQVLGTQFNINAYPTSTQIKTTLLEGRVQVKELIKGHKVNLLPGNQAVNTGTQLIKQSVNVQQEIAWVYGKFNFDGKSLRQVMDELSQWYAVDVVYKGDVPDVSFFGGTFRTSKLSTILKILKDQDLSYHLTDDGKLIIEHSNPKTQKGGQ; from the coding sequence ATGAAAAAACAAGTAGTTATCAATGGGAGTGGTATACGCTATGACGACGGTCATGAAGTAGCTTCGATCGATGCGGCGGTATCTGCCAAAATTGAAACTCCGCGTGGCGGTACTTATGAGGTCACTTTACCCGACGGCAGCCGGGTTAAGCTAAATGCCGGAACAATACTTTCTTATCCAACGCAGTTTGCGAAGGACAAACGCGAGGTCAGTCTCCAAGGAGAGGCATTTTTTGAAGTTGCCAAAAGGAAAGATCAGCCTTTTATAGTCCATACGAAAAATCAGCAGGTACAAGTATTGGGAACACAATTTAATATTAATGCGTATCCGACATCAACCCAAATAAAAACAACTTTGCTAGAGGGTCGCGTACAGGTAAAGGAACTGATCAAGGGCCACAAAGTAAACTTGCTACCTGGAAATCAGGCTGTCAACACCGGAACGCAGCTGATCAAGCAGTCCGTAAACGTACAGCAGGAAATCGCCTGGGTATACGGCAAATTTAATTTTGATGGAAAGTCACTTCGACAAGTCATGGATGAACTGTCCCAATGGTATGCGGTTGATGTGGTTTATAAGGGCGATGTGCCTGATGTTTCCTTCTTTGGAGGAACATTTAGAACGAGCAAATTATCAACCATCCTCAAAATATTAAAAGACCAAGATCTGTCGTATCATCTGACAGATGATGGGAAACTCATCATCGAACATAGTAATCCTAAAACACAGAAAGGAGGCCAGTAG
- a CDS encoding alpha-L-fucosidase: MDRRTAIKFLGATIPTLFLSKFSAAHAYLGKVPFHPDWRSLASYQVPNWFRDAKFGIWAHWGPQCEPERGDWYARGMYQEGSDQYTYHVQKYGHPSIFGFKDVIHQWKAENWNPEELMELYKNAGAQYFMALANHHDNLDLYRSSHHQWNSVNVGPKKDIVGGWERAAKKRGLKFGVSVHAAHAWTWYETAQRSDKAGKFAGIPYDGKLTKKDGVGTWWAGYDPQELYAQEHELSLDSKDDHTVHRQWHWDVDSGVSVPDKAYCENFKARTMELIHNYNPDIVYFDDTVLPLYPISNVGLEIAADFYNKSMQENNGQVNVVINGKILNEQQRKCLVWDIERGQSNTIEPQPWQTCTCIGSWHYDRRIYDNNHYKSAKTVVHMLIDVVSKNGNLLLSVPLRGDGSIDEKAKEVVQGIGNWMAVHQEAIIGTRPWVIFGEGPAQDDAPSLSVQGFNEGKGKAFTSDDVRFTTKGNVLYAFVMGMPTEKQINIKSLGRSAPNARKVRRIQLLGSDDRISYQQLDNVLQVSLPDSFAQNNIAMVLKIT, from the coding sequence ATGGACAGAAGAACAGCAATTAAGTTTCTCGGTGCAACTATTCCGACCCTTTTCCTTAGTAAATTTAGCGCGGCACATGCGTATCTTGGGAAAGTTCCCTTTCACCCCGACTGGCGTTCGCTAGCAAGTTACCAGGTTCCTAATTGGTTTAGGGATGCTAAATTTGGTATATGGGCACATTGGGGGCCACAGTGTGAACCGGAAAGGGGAGATTGGTATGCGCGAGGCATGTATCAGGAAGGGTCAGATCAATATACATACCATGTTCAAAAATATGGGCATCCTTCCATTTTTGGGTTTAAGGATGTTATTCATCAATGGAAAGCTGAAAATTGGAATCCTGAAGAATTGATGGAATTATACAAAAATGCTGGAGCCCAATATTTTATGGCGTTGGCGAATCATCATGATAATCTGGACCTTTACCGGAGCAGCCACCATCAATGGAACAGCGTCAATGTTGGCCCTAAAAAGGATATTGTGGGCGGTTGGGAAAGAGCAGCAAAAAAAAGAGGGCTTAAATTTGGCGTGAGCGTTCACGCAGCACATGCTTGGACCTGGTATGAAACGGCTCAGCGAAGTGATAAAGCAGGAAAGTTTGCCGGAATTCCTTATGATGGTAAATTGACAAAAAAAGATGGTGTAGGAACATGGTGGGCAGGCTACGATCCGCAGGAGCTTTACGCGCAGGAGCATGAACTTAGTTTGGATAGCAAAGATGATCATACCGTTCATCGGCAATGGCATTGGGATGTAGACTCTGGCGTGAGTGTACCTGATAAGGCATACTGTGAAAATTTCAAAGCGCGGACGATGGAATTGATCCATAATTACAACCCTGATATCGTGTATTTTGACGATACGGTGCTACCCCTTTATCCAATAAGTAATGTTGGACTGGAGATTGCGGCCGATTTTTATAATAAGAGCATGCAGGAAAATAATGGGCAAGTTAACGTAGTCATTAATGGGAAGATCCTGAATGAACAGCAACGTAAATGCTTGGTTTGGGATATCGAACGGGGACAAAGCAATACCATTGAACCGCAGCCATGGCAGACCTGTACTTGTATAGGATCTTGGCATTACGACCGTCGTATATATGACAACAATCACTATAAATCGGCTAAAACCGTCGTCCACATGTTGATTGATGTGGTCAGTAAAAATGGTAATTTATTATTAAGTGTACCCTTGCGGGGAGATGGTTCTATTGACGAAAAAGCGAAGGAGGTGGTTCAAGGAATAGGGAACTGGATGGCGGTTCATCAGGAAGCCATCATTGGTACGAGACCATGGGTTATCTTTGGGGAGGGGCCTGCACAGGATGACGCTCCGTCATTGAGCGTTCAGGGTTTCAATGAAGGGAAAGGAAAAGCTTTTACCAGCGATGATGTCCGTTTTACCACGAAGGGAAATGTTTTGTATGCCTTTGTTATGGGGATGCCGACCGAAAAGCAAATCAACATTAAGTCTTTAGGCCGTTCGGCCCCGAATGCGAGAAAAGTAAGGCGGATACAGCTGCTCGGAAGTGATGATCGAATTTCCTATCAGCAACTCGATAATGTTCTTCAGGTCTCCTTACCGGATAGCTTCGCTCAAAACAACATTGCGATGGTATTAAAAATCACGTAA